A genomic segment from Asterias amurensis chromosome 6, ASM3211899v1 encodes:
- the LOC139938302 gene encoding uncharacterized protein isoform X5, with protein MATPRSGLKPPSRISKPGGILRPGSLTSQTVKVEASLLHATRIKDAVAQSARAVGMKSSDANQYADNLVKVVPSSNSSNSTTPKDDFIIGERVIVSGNKRGYIQFLGETKFAPGQWAGVVLDDAVGKNDGSVSGVRYFQCEPKRGVFARPDKLSRESAAGSAKLASAVAGQGASRPTGLPSAPRMGTRVASPRGSVTKLPPSAIKTSGIVEETTGDNTGLKGGDRVMVSGTKLGTLRYIGTTEFAKGDWAGVDLDEELGKNDGAVAGTRYFQCQPKHGLFAPIHKVAKVRGKPRPINSDLVTREKRSSSTSSLSSMGSTTSGVARNSGLPPVDSNSPRSQDVSRRSGTAAPQSTHQAEHDLAAVRNQYEQYMKDSEENLDSLKSLVESADREKVELLQQLEEERRKLEDLQFRLEEANINSTDLKAEQQEESARVRTLKERLVEENQRASKLQGEVDTLQVNFEEKDFKIAELEAESATYQEQIDFLQKEKQSALELVAQQEYNKLVQKQREGMLTQRDLEIAGMQERIASMNKDKKVQEEELAQMKEQIQERLLKQQQSASTVEDLKKKLSEQESSYNNLASSVQELKNTCADLERKYKASEDRCNQLVQDKQKLEGDIAHMMKSSGDSSEQLVNLNEQLRTKERRVEELLAELSDANQSVAKLKDTLNQSSELAGKDSKMAAERHQQEMDRYLLEISTLQANLATSTAKVTQLLETHKAEVEALTATHVEALSEVKGQAEKQKEVTEKLRSEEESLNRSLKELEHRVEKLTTEKTQAESTLAQTNKEKDKLREELDQTLTEKQQLLLAKAELTLRHDETSGKYKQLQEQMDKEGFSATEQQLALQDARSSLEKITQERDTALRERTEALAQAQESQMKLESKVSEIEMVRQDGEKKYQEQLQQNAETTKESDEGLKEMRSQLETANQSLEEISSEKARLESEKAQLQKQLDDSHSQGNDLKQQTSKELEVLRISLDKLTKEKEVLSLEKQTALQEKEVLLQEQDIIKKEKETALQESQQAVLERESLLKEKEAISEEKSNVTKEKDTILELKASAERQAQEAERQAQEAEVQRVALEGEVEGLRRQVDVYKQQMETVKQATEEGQSNMGSLQAQLAEARCESDARQHKADQLEAEAAKLKESVAELMKTSQAKQELEADFAKASKELQELKERLEAETTGYEAERDSVQNTLDVTTSLVVEKEKEIQQQSVEISSLRGELTLLGSYKSSVERLEEEKISLEDQTKDLRFALQQAEQQALQAAQQISRDVDVDVDGDPLLDKLQEEREMAEGQVTFLNSVIVDLQRKNDELRARVEIMEEGGMNGAHNDMSLDDMDLELTNRMPPPRLFCDICDVFDLHDTEDCPLQSSSDSPPPTQYHGSRHEERAYCDICEVFGHWTENCDDEQTY; from the exons ATGCAGTTGCCCAATCAGCTAGAGCGGTTGGCATGAAATCCTCCGATGCCAACCAATACGCAGATAATCTTGTCAAGGTTGTCCCCTCTTCAAATTCGTCAAACTCTACAACACCAAAAGATGACTTCATCATCGGAGAGCGAGTCATTGTCAGTGGTAACAAGCGAGGCTACATTCAATTCCTCGGTGAGACAAAATTTGCTCCCGGCCAATGGGCCGGGGTTGTTCTGGACGATGCCGTCGGGAAAAACGATGGCTCGGTCAGTGGAGTCCGTTATTTTCAATGTGAGCCCAAAAGAGGCGTCTTTGCACGCCCGGATAAACTCTCGCGAGAGTCTGCGGCAGGAAGTGCTAAACTGGCATCAGCTGTAGCCGGACAAGGCGCATCGAGGCCCACTGGGTTGCCATCGGCACCTAGAATGGGTACAAGGGTAGCATCGCCCAGAGGTTCGGTCACTAAGTTACCCCCCTCGGCTATAAAGACATCAGGGATTGTAGAAGAAACTACCGGGGACAATACTGGGTTAAAG GGGGGAGATCGTGTAATGGTCAGTGGTACTAAACTTGGGACCCTGCGCTACATCGGCACCACTGAGTTTGCCAAGGGGGACTGGGCAGGGGTAGATCTGGATGAGGAGCTTGGTAAAAATGATGGCGCTGTGGCAGGAACAAG GTACTTCCAGTGCCAGCCTAAGCATGGTCTTTTTGCACCAATCCACAAAGTGGCTAAGGTCCGGGGTAAACCTAGACCCATCAACTCCGACTTGGTCACACGGGAGAAGAGAAGCAGTAGCACCAGCTCCCTCAGCTCTATGGGTTCAACAACCTCGGGTGTCGCCAGGAATTCAGGTTTACCGCCAGTAGACTCCAACTCTCCGAGGTCTCAAGATGTTTCTCGGAGATCAGGCACAGCTGCGCCTCAG TCAACGCACCAAGCAGAGCATGATCTAGCTGCTGTCAGGAACCAATATGAACAG TACATGAAGGATAGCGAGGAGAACCTTGATTCCTTGAAGTCATTGGTGGAATCAGCTGACAGAGAGAAAGTGGAGCTACTACAGCAACTTGAGGAAGAGAGGAG GAAGTTGGAAGACCTTCAGTTTCGGTTAGAAGAGGCAAACATCAACTCCACAGACCTCAAG GCGGAGCAGCAAGAGGAGTCGGCGAGAGTCCGAACCTTGAAGGAGAGATTAGTAGAGGAGAATCAGAGAGCGTCCAAACTACAGGGGGAGGTGGATACCTTACAG GTTAACTTTGAGGAGAAAGATTTCAAGATAGCGGAGCTAGAGGCGGAGTCAGCAACGTACCAGGAGCAAATTGACTTCCTCCAGAAGGAGAAACAGAGTgccctggaactggttgcccagCAGGAGTACAACAAGCTAGTACAGAAACAACGGGAGGGGATGCTGACCCAGAGAGACCTGGAGATTGCCGGAATGCAGGAGAGGATCGCATCCATGAACAAAGATAAGAAGGTGCAGGAGGAGGAGCTGGCTCAGATG AAAGAACAAATACAAGAGCGTCTCTTAAAACAACAACAGTCAGCAAGTACAGTAGAGG ATTTAAAAAAGAAGCTGTCCGAGCAAGAGTCTTCCTACAACAATTTAGCGTCCTCAGTCCAGGAATTAAAGAATACATGTGCAG ATTTAGAACGGAAATATAAAGCAAGTGAGGACAGATGTAATCAACTAGTACAAGATAAACAAAAATTG GAGGGAGACATAGCTCATATGATGAAGAGCTCTGGGGATAGCTCAGAGCAGCTGGTAAACCTCAATGAGCAGCTAAGAACCAAGGAAAG ACGTGTGGAAGAGTTACTAGCGGAGCTCTCCGATGCCAACCAATCGGTAGCCAAGCTTAAGGACACGCTAAACCAGAGCAGCGAATTGGCTGGGAAGgattccaagatggccgccgaGAGGCATCAGCAGGAAATGGACAGATATCTGCTGGAGATAAGCACTCTG CAAGCGAACTTGGCGACCTCGACTGCCAAGGTCACCCAACTCCTAGAGACACACAAGGCGGAGGTGGAGGCGTTGACCGCGACCCATGTCGAGGCTCTctctgaggtcaaaggtcaggcgGAGAAACAGAAGGAGGTGACGGAGAAGCTCAGGTCGGAGGAGGAGAGTCTGAACCGTTCGCTGAAGGAGTTGGAGCACAGGGTGGAGAAGTTAACG ACAGAGAAGACGCAGGCAGAGTCCACTCTAGCACAGACAAACAAAGAGAAGGACAAACTAAGAGAGGAGCTGGATCAGACGTTAACTGAGAAGCAGCAGTTGCTTCTAGCCAAGGCTGAGCTGACTCTACGACACGATGAGACCTCAGGGAAATACAAGCAGCTACAGGAACAGATGGATAAAGAGGGATTTTCAGCTACTGAG CAACAACTGGCTCTACAAGACGCCAGGTCCAGTCTAGAGAAGATCACCCAGGAGCGAGACACGGCTCTGAGGGAGAGGACGGAGGCCTTGGCTCAGGCCCAGGAATCCCAGATGAAGCTGGAGAGTAAAGTGTCAGAGATCGAGATGGTGAGACAGGACGGTGAGAAGAAATATCAGGAGCAGCTGCAACAAAATGCCGAGACAACCAAGGAGAGTGACGAGGGGTTGAAAGAGATGAGGAGTCAATT AGAGACGGCAAACCAGAGCCTAGAAGAAATTTCATCAGAGAAAGCCAGGTTAGAGTCTGAGAAAGCACAACTTCAGAAGCAACTTGACGACTCTCATTCACAAGGGAATGACCTAAAACAACAG ACCAGCAAAGAGTTAGAGGTGCTGAGAATATCCCTTGACAAGctaacaaaagaaaaagaagtccTCTCCCTTGAGAAACAAACTGCCCTCCAAGAAAAGGAGGTCCTGCTCCAAGAGCAAGACATCATCAAGAAAGAGAAGGAAACAGCTCTTCAGGAAAGCCAACAGGCTGTCTTGGAACGAGAAAGTCTCCTCAAAGAAAAGGAAGCCATCTCGGAAGAGAAGAGCAACGTCACCAAGGAGAAGGATACGATCCTTGAGTTGAAGGCTTCTGCCGAGAGGCAAGCGCAGGAGGCGGAGAGGCAAGCGCAGGAAGCGGAGGTGCAGAGGGTGGCTTTGGAAGGAGAGGTAGAAGGCTTAAGGCGACAGGTGGATGTGTACAAGCAGCAGATGGAGACGGTTAAACAGGCTACAGAAGAGGGTCAGAGCAATATGGGATCCTTGCAGGCGCAGCT AGCTGAAGCAAGATGTGAGTCTGATGCCAGACAACACAAAGCAGACCAGCTAGAAGCTGAGGCAGCCAAACTTAAAGAATCAGTAGCAGAATTGATGAAGACCAGCCAAGCCAAACAAGAG TTGGAAGCCGATTTTGCCAAAGCAAGTAAAGAACTGCAGGAGTTGAAAGAAAG GCTGGAGGCAGAGACTACGGGTTACGAGGCCGAACGGGATTCAGTTCAGAACACACTGGATGTGACCACTTCATTAGTCGTTGAAAAGGAAAAGGAGAtacagcagcagagtgtggag ATATCAAGTCTAAGGGGAGAATTGACTCTACTAGGGAGCTACAAGTCGTCTGTGGAGAGGTTAGAAGAAGAGAAGATCAGCCTTGAGGATCAGACTAAGGATCTACGCTTTGCCCTTCAGCAAGCTGAGCAGCAAGCACTCCAAGCTGCTCAACAAATCTCCAGAGATGTGGACGTTGATGTAGACG GTGACCCATTACTAGACAAGCTTCAAGAGGAAAGAGAAATGGCAGAAGGACAG GTCACTTTTCTGAACTCGGTGATTGTCGACCTCCAGCGGAAGAACGATGAGCTAAGAGCAAGAGTtgagatcatggaggaaggaggAATGAACGGAGCCCATAACGACATGTCGCTTGATGATATGGA TCTTGAGTTAACCAATCGGATGCCGCCACCTCGTCTGTTCTGTGATATCTGCGATGTGTTTGACCTTCACGATACGGAAGACTGCCCTCTACAGTCCAGTTCGGATAGTCCTCCACCGACCCAGTACCATGGCTCCAGGCACGAGGAGCGAGCTTACTGCGATATATGTGAAG TATTTGGGCATTGGACGGAAAATTGTGATGACGAGCAAACCTACTGA
- the LOC139938302 gene encoding uncharacterized protein isoform X2, which yields MATPRSGLKPPSRISKPGGILRPGSLTSQTVKVEDAVAQSARAVGMKSSDANQYADNLVKVVPSSNSSNSTTPKDDFIIGERVIVSGNKRGYIQFLGETKFAPGQWAGVVLDDAVGKNDGSVSGVRYFQCEPKRGVFARPDKLSRESAAGSAKLASAVAGQGASRPTGLPSAPRMGTRVASPRGSVTKLPPSAIKTSGIVEETTGDNTGLKGGDRVMVSGTKLGTLRYIGTTEFAKGDWAGVDLDEELGKNDGAVAGTRYFQCQPKHGLFAPIHKVAKVRGKPRPINSDLVTREKRSSSTSSLSSMGSTTSGVARNSGLPPVDSNSPRSQDVSRRSGTAAPQAEKRNGFGFKAENAHMHGHSAEESHNESGVVATVTQPLHHASPVHSRRRENDSGHGKEALESTHQAEHDLAAVRNQYEQYMKDSEENLDSLKSLVESADREKVELLQQLEEERRKLEDLQFRLEEANINSTDLKAEQQEESARVRTLKERLVEENQRASKLQGEVDTLQVNFEEKDFKIAELEAESATYQEQIDFLQKEKQSALELVAQQEYNKLVQKQREGMLTQRDLEIAGMQERIASMNKDKKVQEEELAQMKEQIQERLLKQQQSASTVEDLKKKLSEQESSYNNLASSVQELKNTCADLERKYKASEDRCNQLVQDKQKLEGDIAHMMKSSGDSSEQLVNLNEQLRTKERRVEELLAELSDANQSVAKLKDTLNQSSELAGKDSKMAAERHQQEMDRYLLEISTLQANLATSTAKVTQLLETHKAEVEALTATHVEALSEVKGQAEKQKEVTEKLRSEEESLNRSLKELEHRVEKLTTEKTQAESTLAQTNKEKDKLREELDQTLTEKQQLLLAKAELTLRHDETSGKYKQLQEQMDKEGFSATEQQLALQDARSSLEKITQERDTALRERTEALAQAQESQMKLESKVSEIEMVRQDGEKKYQEQLQQNAETTKESDEGLKEMRSQLETANQSLEEISSEKARLESEKAQLQKQLDDSHSQGNDLKQQTSKELEVLRISLDKLTKEKEVLSLEKQTALQEKEVLLQEQDIIKKEKETALQESQQAVLERESLLKEKEAISEEKSNVTKEKDTILELKASAERQAQEAERQAQEAEVQRVALEGEVEGLRRQVDVYKQQMETVKQATEEGQSNMGSLQAQLAEARCESDARQHKADQLEAEAAKLKESVAELMKTSQAKQELEADFAKASKELQELKERLEAETTGYEAERDSVQNTLDVTTSLVVEKEKEIQQQSVEISSLRGELTLLGSYKSSVERLEEEKISLEDQTKDLRFALQQAEQQALQAAQQISRDVDVDVDGDPLLDKLQEEREMAEGQVTFLNSVIVDLQRKNDELRARVEIMEEGGMNGAHNDMSLDDMDLELTNRMPPPRLFCDICDVFDLHDTEDCPLQSSSDSPPPTQYHGSRHEERAYCDICEVFGHWTENCDDEQTY from the exons ATGCAGTTGCCCAATCAGCTAGAGCGGTTGGCATGAAATCCTCCGATGCCAACCAATACGCAGATAATCTTGTCAAGGTTGTCCCCTCTTCAAATTCGTCAAACTCTACAACACCAAAAGATGACTTCATCATCGGAGAGCGAGTCATTGTCAGTGGTAACAAGCGAGGCTACATTCAATTCCTCGGTGAGACAAAATTTGCTCCCGGCCAATGGGCCGGGGTTGTTCTGGACGATGCCGTCGGGAAAAACGATGGCTCGGTCAGTGGAGTCCGTTATTTTCAATGTGAGCCCAAAAGAGGCGTCTTTGCACGCCCGGATAAACTCTCGCGAGAGTCTGCGGCAGGAAGTGCTAAACTGGCATCAGCTGTAGCCGGACAAGGCGCATCGAGGCCCACTGGGTTGCCATCGGCACCTAGAATGGGTACAAGGGTAGCATCGCCCAGAGGTTCGGTCACTAAGTTACCCCCCTCGGCTATAAAGACATCAGGGATTGTAGAAGAAACTACCGGGGACAATACTGGGTTAAAG GGGGGAGATCGTGTAATGGTCAGTGGTACTAAACTTGGGACCCTGCGCTACATCGGCACCACTGAGTTTGCCAAGGGGGACTGGGCAGGGGTAGATCTGGATGAGGAGCTTGGTAAAAATGATGGCGCTGTGGCAGGAACAAG GTACTTCCAGTGCCAGCCTAAGCATGGTCTTTTTGCACCAATCCACAAAGTGGCTAAGGTCCGGGGTAAACCTAGACCCATCAACTCCGACTTGGTCACACGGGAGAAGAGAAGCAGTAGCACCAGCTCCCTCAGCTCTATGGGTTCAACAACCTCGGGTGTCGCCAGGAATTCAGGTTTACCGCCAGTAGACTCCAACTCTCCGAGGTCTCAAGATGTTTCTCGGAGATCAGGCACAGCTGCGCCTCAG GCGGAAAAACGAAATGGCTTTGGTTTTAAAGCTGAAAACGCGCACATGCATGGCCATTCTGCTGAGGAATCACACAACGAGTCCGGTGTGGTTGCGACGGTAACGCAGCCACTGCACCATGCATCCCCAGTCCACAGTCGTCGGAGAGAAAATGACTCTGGCCACGGCAAAGAGGCTCTGGAG TCAACGCACCAAGCAGAGCATGATCTAGCTGCTGTCAGGAACCAATATGAACAG TACATGAAGGATAGCGAGGAGAACCTTGATTCCTTGAAGTCATTGGTGGAATCAGCTGACAGAGAGAAAGTGGAGCTACTACAGCAACTTGAGGAAGAGAGGAG GAAGTTGGAAGACCTTCAGTTTCGGTTAGAAGAGGCAAACATCAACTCCACAGACCTCAAG GCGGAGCAGCAAGAGGAGTCGGCGAGAGTCCGAACCTTGAAGGAGAGATTAGTAGAGGAGAATCAGAGAGCGTCCAAACTACAGGGGGAGGTGGATACCTTACAG GTTAACTTTGAGGAGAAAGATTTCAAGATAGCGGAGCTAGAGGCGGAGTCAGCAACGTACCAGGAGCAAATTGACTTCCTCCAGAAGGAGAAACAGAGTgccctggaactggttgcccagCAGGAGTACAACAAGCTAGTACAGAAACAACGGGAGGGGATGCTGACCCAGAGAGACCTGGAGATTGCCGGAATGCAGGAGAGGATCGCATCCATGAACAAAGATAAGAAGGTGCAGGAGGAGGAGCTGGCTCAGATG AAAGAACAAATACAAGAGCGTCTCTTAAAACAACAACAGTCAGCAAGTACAGTAGAGG ATTTAAAAAAGAAGCTGTCCGAGCAAGAGTCTTCCTACAACAATTTAGCGTCCTCAGTCCAGGAATTAAAGAATACATGTGCAG ATTTAGAACGGAAATATAAAGCAAGTGAGGACAGATGTAATCAACTAGTACAAGATAAACAAAAATTG GAGGGAGACATAGCTCATATGATGAAGAGCTCTGGGGATAGCTCAGAGCAGCTGGTAAACCTCAATGAGCAGCTAAGAACCAAGGAAAG ACGTGTGGAAGAGTTACTAGCGGAGCTCTCCGATGCCAACCAATCGGTAGCCAAGCTTAAGGACACGCTAAACCAGAGCAGCGAATTGGCTGGGAAGgattccaagatggccgccgaGAGGCATCAGCAGGAAATGGACAGATATCTGCTGGAGATAAGCACTCTG CAAGCGAACTTGGCGACCTCGACTGCCAAGGTCACCCAACTCCTAGAGACACACAAGGCGGAGGTGGAGGCGTTGACCGCGACCCATGTCGAGGCTCTctctgaggtcaaaggtcaggcgGAGAAACAGAAGGAGGTGACGGAGAAGCTCAGGTCGGAGGAGGAGAGTCTGAACCGTTCGCTGAAGGAGTTGGAGCACAGGGTGGAGAAGTTAACG ACAGAGAAGACGCAGGCAGAGTCCACTCTAGCACAGACAAACAAAGAGAAGGACAAACTAAGAGAGGAGCTGGATCAGACGTTAACTGAGAAGCAGCAGTTGCTTCTAGCCAAGGCTGAGCTGACTCTACGACACGATGAGACCTCAGGGAAATACAAGCAGCTACAGGAACAGATGGATAAAGAGGGATTTTCAGCTACTGAG CAACAACTGGCTCTACAAGACGCCAGGTCCAGTCTAGAGAAGATCACCCAGGAGCGAGACACGGCTCTGAGGGAGAGGACGGAGGCCTTGGCTCAGGCCCAGGAATCCCAGATGAAGCTGGAGAGTAAAGTGTCAGAGATCGAGATGGTGAGACAGGACGGTGAGAAGAAATATCAGGAGCAGCTGCAACAAAATGCCGAGACAACCAAGGAGAGTGACGAGGGGTTGAAAGAGATGAGGAGTCAATT AGAGACGGCAAACCAGAGCCTAGAAGAAATTTCATCAGAGAAAGCCAGGTTAGAGTCTGAGAAAGCACAACTTCAGAAGCAACTTGACGACTCTCATTCACAAGGGAATGACCTAAAACAACAG ACCAGCAAAGAGTTAGAGGTGCTGAGAATATCCCTTGACAAGctaacaaaagaaaaagaagtccTCTCCCTTGAGAAACAAACTGCCCTCCAAGAAAAGGAGGTCCTGCTCCAAGAGCAAGACATCATCAAGAAAGAGAAGGAAACAGCTCTTCAGGAAAGCCAACAGGCTGTCTTGGAACGAGAAAGTCTCCTCAAAGAAAAGGAAGCCATCTCGGAAGAGAAGAGCAACGTCACCAAGGAGAAGGATACGATCCTTGAGTTGAAGGCTTCTGCCGAGAGGCAAGCGCAGGAGGCGGAGAGGCAAGCGCAGGAAGCGGAGGTGCAGAGGGTGGCTTTGGAAGGAGAGGTAGAAGGCTTAAGGCGACAGGTGGATGTGTACAAGCAGCAGATGGAGACGGTTAAACAGGCTACAGAAGAGGGTCAGAGCAATATGGGATCCTTGCAGGCGCAGCT AGCTGAAGCAAGATGTGAGTCTGATGCCAGACAACACAAAGCAGACCAGCTAGAAGCTGAGGCAGCCAAACTTAAAGAATCAGTAGCAGAATTGATGAAGACCAGCCAAGCCAAACAAGAG TTGGAAGCCGATTTTGCCAAAGCAAGTAAAGAACTGCAGGAGTTGAAAGAAAG GCTGGAGGCAGAGACTACGGGTTACGAGGCCGAACGGGATTCAGTTCAGAACACACTGGATGTGACCACTTCATTAGTCGTTGAAAAGGAAAAGGAGAtacagcagcagagtgtggag ATATCAAGTCTAAGGGGAGAATTGACTCTACTAGGGAGCTACAAGTCGTCTGTGGAGAGGTTAGAAGAAGAGAAGATCAGCCTTGAGGATCAGACTAAGGATCTACGCTTTGCCCTTCAGCAAGCTGAGCAGCAAGCACTCCAAGCTGCTCAACAAATCTCCAGAGATGTGGACGTTGATGTAGACG GTGACCCATTACTAGACAAGCTTCAAGAGGAAAGAGAAATGGCAGAAGGACAG GTCACTTTTCTGAACTCGGTGATTGTCGACCTCCAGCGGAAGAACGATGAGCTAAGAGCAAGAGTtgagatcatggaggaaggaggAATGAACGGAGCCCATAACGACATGTCGCTTGATGATATGGA TCTTGAGTTAACCAATCGGATGCCGCCACCTCGTCTGTTCTGTGATATCTGCGATGTGTTTGACCTTCACGATACGGAAGACTGCCCTCTACAGTCCAGTTCGGATAGTCCTCCACCGACCCAGTACCATGGCTCCAGGCACGAGGAGCGAGCTTACTGCGATATATGTGAAG TATTTGGGCATTGGACGGAAAATTGTGATGACGAGCAAACCTACTGA